Proteins from one Salinispora arenicola genomic window:
- a CDS encoding roadblock/LC7 domain-containing protein → MTSTQDLGWLLANFADRVPGVAHAVAVSADGLLLAASRDLPRDRADQLAAIASGLVSLTQGAARCFEGGAVLQTVVEMDNGFLFLMSISDGSSFAVLAARSSDVGQVGYEMALLVDRVGDALTPQPRAAAGMPG, encoded by the coding sequence ATGACTAGTACGCAGGATCTCGGTTGGCTGCTCGCCAATTTCGCCGACCGGGTGCCGGGAGTCGCACACGCGGTCGCCGTGTCGGCGGACGGCCTGCTCCTCGCGGCCTCGCGGGATCTCCCGCGCGATCGGGCTGACCAGTTGGCCGCCATCGCGTCCGGTCTGGTCAGCCTCACGCAAGGGGCGGCCCGCTGTTTCGAGGGCGGCGCCGTGCTTCAGACGGTTGTCGAGATGGACAACGGCTTTCTGTTTTTGATGTCTATCTCGGATGGTTCGTCGTTCGCGGTGCTTGCCGCCCGTAGCTCCGACGTGGGGCAGGTCGGTTACGAGATGGCGCTCCTGGTTGACCGGGTGGGTGACGCGTTGACCCCGCAGCCGCGCGCGGCCGCGGGCATGCCGGGCTGA
- a CDS encoding sensor histidine kinase translates to MSKRPKTAGSILSRLRRPAGRLRDMPIWSKLGLIMIVPTIATVVVGTSGLVDHLQTLNNANRSGDLTNLVGYSGELVSQLQDERTAAIRLLGERRAAQREERRAAYEDVAARVDKAKEPYSAQRGDLDGLPSTLDNQLRFIDKTLTDLPGTRSQVLNGRLSLTQAQQQYEALLTDLINVRDSATQLAGDSELSDRMRAATALARNKEYLSQQRDVVHVGLIRGQLTPDLRNTYISTFTGQRQWLETFAAVASRADQELYDQTVAGPDAREAVAYNSNLRGLSDARTLDSIGFTADQWDNAMVGYAALVREVEGKIDGDAVRLADALRSDVRLQVSLETGLLLSMLLLSILFAFLVARSMARSLADLRMGALSIAEHGLPHAVTRLRASQATGGQLSPKQLADQIAEPLPVRSRDEFGQVTEAFNAVHLEAVRTAAEQAALRASVATMFVNLARRSQILVDRLIGHLDRLERGEEDPDRLAELFQLDHLATRMRRNDENLLVLAAADSTRVQREPAALIDVLRAAQSEVEHYTRIEFGVIDRDIEVAAHAVNDLVHLVAELFDNATAFSPPESQVVVEARRVGERASLYVEDRGIGISPEQLRELNEKLAMPPQVDVAVSRMMGLVVVARLASRHGVKVELRPGADRGTVADVTLPVTLLVPRALASRPQLPPGLPPVPTSAPGFEAVSTRGSTPSGTAAGPYPGESGNQVTLGGRPFDPAHRNGAGAPMGTPQTMPAWSDLAGSEPRALYDSGAQPSGPLPQRRPPGEADAGQQSGIPRQLSSSPEAQPYAPPATPYSGWSVSNPPTSGVPTSAPPVSAAPTSGTPISAAPASGQPYAAPLPQRSAPTAPPAWPPVPAGAGDTAAPSQSEWVAAAPDLTTELPRVARPAGPPPVGPPAAPVQGGPAVPMSGNPPTSAPATPPAQHQQPHADETMELPIFRELESAWFRTRRPGPEETASRAEATQPGGVAGPGGAATQQFARVDADTQQQIPPATTGNTPMAETPATGGTPPQHGLTANGSVTPTVGGFVQRRGRAGEGWRTAADDGWRAASAASDVQVAATTSTGLPKRTPMAQLVPGAVEKPSAAVQRRTPESVRGLLSAYHRGVQRGRRNPTDSNPTNPEETPGWQSSQSGSGPVAGSGQKEQEG, encoded by the coding sequence GTGAGCAAACGACCAAAGACGGCAGGTTCCATCCTGTCGCGTCTGCGCCGACCTGCCGGTCGGCTCCGCGACATGCCGATCTGGTCCAAGCTCGGTCTCATCATGATCGTGCCGACCATCGCCACCGTCGTCGTGGGTACCAGTGGTCTGGTCGACCACTTGCAGACGCTCAACAACGCCAATCGGTCCGGCGACCTCACCAACCTGGTCGGCTACTCCGGAGAACTGGTCAGCCAACTGCAGGACGAGCGGACGGCGGCGATCCGGCTGCTCGGTGAGAGACGGGCGGCGCAGCGGGAGGAACGCCGCGCGGCGTACGAGGACGTAGCCGCCCGCGTCGACAAGGCCAAGGAGCCGTATTCCGCGCAGCGGGGCGACCTTGACGGCCTGCCCAGCACCCTCGACAACCAGCTCCGCTTCATCGACAAGACCCTCACCGACCTGCCCGGCACGCGAAGTCAGGTCCTCAATGGTCGGCTGAGCCTCACCCAGGCGCAGCAGCAGTACGAGGCCCTGCTGACCGATCTGATCAACGTGCGGGATTCGGCTACCCAGCTGGCCGGTGATTCCGAGCTGAGTGACCGAATGCGCGCCGCGACCGCCCTCGCCCGGAACAAGGAGTACCTGTCCCAACAGCGAGACGTGGTGCACGTCGGCCTCATCCGGGGGCAGCTCACCCCTGATCTGCGTAACACCTACATCTCCACCTTCACCGGCCAGCGGCAGTGGCTGGAAACCTTCGCCGCGGTCGCCTCCCGTGCCGACCAGGAGCTGTACGACCAAACCGTCGCCGGTCCCGATGCCCGGGAGGCGGTGGCCTACAACAGCAACCTGCGCGGCCTCTCCGACGCCCGGACCCTCGACAGCATCGGCTTCACAGCCGACCAGTGGGACAACGCGATGGTCGGGTATGCCGCTCTTGTCCGCGAGGTGGAAGGAAAGATCGACGGTGACGCCGTCCGCCTCGCCGACGCTCTCCGATCGGACGTGCGGCTGCAGGTGTCCCTGGAGACCGGGCTGCTGCTCAGCATGCTGCTGCTGTCCATTCTCTTCGCGTTCCTGGTCGCCCGCTCGATGGCCCGGTCGCTGGCCGACCTCCGGATGGGCGCCCTGTCGATCGCGGAGCACGGACTGCCGCATGCCGTCACCCGGCTGCGTGCGTCACAGGCCACCGGCGGACAGCTCAGCCCCAAACAGCTGGCTGACCAGATCGCCGAGCCGCTGCCGGTGCGCAGCCGGGACGAGTTCGGTCAGGTGACCGAGGCGTTCAACGCGGTGCACCTGGAGGCAGTGCGTACCGCGGCTGAGCAGGCCGCCCTGAGAGCCTCCGTGGCGACCATGTTCGTCAACCTGGCCCGTCGGTCCCAGATCCTGGTCGACCGGCTGATCGGCCACCTCGACCGGCTCGAGCGGGGCGAGGAAGACCCGGACCGGCTGGCCGAGCTGTTCCAGCTCGACCATCTCGCCACCCGGATGCGTCGCAACGACGAAAACCTGTTGGTTCTCGCTGCGGCTGACTCCACCCGCGTACAGCGGGAGCCGGCCGCCCTGATCGACGTGCTCCGGGCCGCCCAGTCCGAGGTCGAGCACTACACGCGGATCGAGTTCGGCGTGATCGACCGGGACATCGAGGTCGCAGCCCACGCCGTCAACGACCTGGTCCACCTCGTCGCCGAGCTGTTCGACAACGCGACGGCGTTCTCGCCGCCCGAGTCGCAGGTCGTCGTCGAGGCCCGTCGCGTCGGCGAACGTGCCTCCCTCTACGTGGAGGACCGCGGCATCGGCATCAGTCCGGAACAGCTACGGGAACTGAACGAGAAGCTCGCCATGCCGCCGCAGGTGGACGTGGCGGTGTCCCGGATGATGGGTCTGGTCGTGGTCGCCCGGCTGGCGTCCCGGCATGGTGTGAAGGTGGAACTGCGCCCAGGCGCCGACCGGGGGACCGTCGCGGACGTGACCCTGCCGGTCACCCTGTTGGTGCCCCGGGCGCTCGCCAGCCGGCCTCAGCTGCCCCCCGGCCTGCCGCCGGTGCCGACCTCGGCGCCGGGTTTCGAGGCCGTGTCCACGCGTGGGAGCACTCCGTCCGGGACAGCTGCCGGCCCGTACCCAGGTGAGTCCGGTAACCAGGTGACGCTCGGTGGTCGGCCGTTCGACCCGGCCCACCGCAATGGTGCGGGCGCACCGATGGGGACACCGCAGACGATGCCCGCCTGGTCGGACCTGGCCGGCAGTGAGCCGCGGGCCCTGTACGACTCAGGCGCGCAGCCGAGCGGCCCGCTACCGCAACGGCGGCCCCCGGGCGAGGCGGACGCCGGGCAGCAGTCCGGGATTCCGCGGCAACTGTCGAGCAGCCCGGAGGCCCAGCCGTACGCCCCGCCGGCGACCCCATACTCCGGGTGGTCTGTCTCCAACCCGCCGACCTCGGGCGTACCGACCTCCGCGCCTCCGGTGTCGGCTGCCCCGACGTCTGGGACGCCGATCTCCGCGGCACCGGCTTCCGGCCAGCCGTACGCGGCGCCGCTACCGCAGCGTTCGGCCCCCACGGCCCCGCCGGCCTGGCCGCCCGTACCCGCTGGGGCGGGGGACACCGCCGCCCCGTCGCAGTCGGAATGGGTCGCTGCGGCCCCGGACCTGACCACCGAGTTGCCTCGGGTGGCGCGTCCGGCGGGGCCGCCGCCTGTCGGGCCTCCGGCGGCCCCGGTGCAGGGCGGCCCAGCCGTTCCGATGTCGGGCAACCCGCCGACGTCGGCTCCGGCCACGCCACCTGCCCAGCACCAGCAGCCGCATGCGGACGAGACAATGGAGCTGCCGATCTTCCGGGAGTTGGAGTCGGCCTGGTTCCGCACTCGCCGACCTGGTCCGGAGGAGACTGCCAGTCGGGCCGAAGCTACCCAGCCCGGCGGTGTCGCTGGGCCGGGTGGCGCCGCGACCCAGCAGTTCGCCAGGGTCGACGCGGACACCCAGCAGCAGATACCACCCGCAACGACAGGTAACACACCAATGGCAGAGACCCCGGCCACCGGCGGCACACCGCCTCAGCACGGCTTGACGGCCAACGGGAGCGTTACCCCCACCGTGGGCGGATTCGTCCAGCGGCGGGGGCGAGCTGGTGAAGGCTGGCGAACCGCCGCCGACGATGGTTGGCGGGCCGCCTCGGCAGCAAGCGACGTGCAGGTGGCGGCGACCACCTCGACGGGGCTGCCCAAACGTACCCCGATGGCGCAGCTGGTACCGGGCGCCGTGGAGAAGCCGTCCGCAGCGGTCCAGCGGCGTACGCCCGAGTCAGTCCGAGGGCTACTCTCCGCCTACCACCGTGGGGTTCAGCGCGGACGAAGGAACCCCACGGACAGCAACCCGACCAACCCGGAGGAGACTCCGGGATGGCAGTCCTCGCAGTCTGGCTCAGGCCCGGTGGCCGGGAGCGGGCAGAAGGAGCAAGAAGGATGA